From Mytilus galloprovincialis chromosome 9, xbMytGall1.hap1.1, whole genome shotgun sequence, the proteins below share one genomic window:
- the LOC143045693 gene encoding uncharacterized protein LOC143045693 isoform X4, protein MAESAYHNEALRKQRLIERKRDAQVRLLDGPQSNEMPGYGVADMKDTVLYSGPGHFDQSREHTMVKEPFKYQEGVVFKEVVHDPNFVYRVMVDQGNPPLHVDPIYRIMYPGAVVKNRSLTSK, encoded by the exons ATGGCAGAGTCTGCATATCATAACGAGGCATTGAGAAAGCAGAGACTTATAGAACGGAAGAGAGATGCCCAAGTGCGCCTTTTAGATGGACCTCAG AGTAATGAAATGCCCGGATATGGAGTTGCTGATATGAAAGATACAGTTTTATATTCAGGACCTGGTCATTTTGACCAAAGCAG AGAGCATACAATGGTGAAAGAACCATTCAAATATCAAGAGGGTGTGGTTTTCAAGGAAGTGGTTCATGACCCCAATTTTGTTTATAGAGTTATGGTAGATCAGGGGAATCCTCCACTGCATGTTGACCCAATTTATCGTATTATGTATCCTGGAGCTGTTGTTAAAAAT AGAAGTCTTACAAGCAAATGA
- the LOC143045693 gene encoding uncharacterized protein LOC143045693 isoform X1, which yields MAESAYHNEALRKQRLIERKRDAQVRLLDGPQSNEMPGYGVADMKDTVLYSGPGHFDQSRTNIKKFRLHEDGFNIRYRNRVNHAPHCDLAYKVIYPHKENTTYTSDENRNNRRMNLMSDKYDIVKTVNGEFPHNRVTESVD from the exons ATGGCAGAGTCTGCATATCATAACGAGGCATTGAGAAAGCAGAGACTTATAGAACGGAAGAGAGATGCCCAAGTGCGCCTTTTAGATGGACCTCAG AGTAATGAAATGCCCGGATATGGAGTTGCTGATATGAAAGATACAGTTTTATATTCAGGACCTGGTCATTTTGACCAAAGCAG GACAAATATTAAGAAATTCAGACTTCATGAGGATGGTTTTAATATTCGATATCGCAATCGTGTTAATCATGCACCTCACTGTGATTTGGCCTACAAAGTCATTTATCCACACAAAGAAAATACAACATACACAAGCGATGAAAATAGGAACAATCGTAGGATGAACCTCATGTCTGATAAATATGACATTGTAAAAACTGTCAATGGCGAATTCCCTCATAATCGTGTAACAGAATCGGTGGACTAG
- the LOC143045693 gene encoding uncharacterized protein LOC143045693 isoform X2 translates to MAESAYHNEALRKQRLIERKRDAQVRLLDGPQSNEMPGYGVADMKDTVLYSGPGHFDQSREHTMVKEPFKYQEGVVFKEVVHDPNFVYRVMVDQGNPPLHVDPIYRIMYPGAVVKNEHLQLVRNKKR, encoded by the exons ATGGCAGAGTCTGCATATCATAACGAGGCATTGAGAAAGCAGAGACTTATAGAACGGAAGAGAGATGCCCAAGTGCGCCTTTTAGATGGACCTCAG AGTAATGAAATGCCCGGATATGGAGTTGCTGATATGAAAGATACAGTTTTATATTCAGGACCTGGTCATTTTGACCAAAGCAG AGAGCATACAATGGTGAAAGAACCATTCAAATATCAAGAGGGTGTGGTTTTCAAGGAAGTGGTTCATGACCCCAATTTTGTTTATAGAGTTATGGTAGATCAGGGGAATCCTCCACTGCATGTTGACCCAATTTATCGTATTATGTATCCTGGAGCTGTTGTTAAAAAT GAGCACTTACAACTGGTTAGGAACAAGAAGAGATAG
- the LOC143045693 gene encoding uncharacterized protein LOC143045693 isoform X5: MAESAYHNEALRKQRLIERKRDAQVRLLDGPQSNEMPGYGVADMKDTVLYSGPGHFDQSREHTMVKEPFKYQEGVVFKEVVHDPNFVYRVMVDQGNPPLHVDPIYRIMYPGAVVKNDKY, translated from the exons ATGGCAGAGTCTGCATATCATAACGAGGCATTGAGAAAGCAGAGACTTATAGAACGGAAGAGAGATGCCCAAGTGCGCCTTTTAGATGGACCTCAG AGTAATGAAATGCCCGGATATGGAGTTGCTGATATGAAAGATACAGTTTTATATTCAGGACCTGGTCATTTTGACCAAAGCAG AGAGCATACAATGGTGAAAGAACCATTCAAATATCAAGAGGGTGTGGTTTTCAAGGAAGTGGTTCATGACCCCAATTTTGTTTATAGAGTTATGGTAGATCAGGGGAATCCTCCACTGCATGTTGACCCAATTTATCGTATTATGTATCCTGGAGCTGTTGTTAAAAAT GACAAATATTAA
- the LOC143045693 gene encoding uncharacterized protein LOC143045693 isoform X7 yields MAESAYHNEALRKQRLIERKRDAQVRLLDGPQSNEMPGYGVADMKDTVLYSGPGHFDQSREVLQANDHMTKANKPAKKHQLKTPKPLPDSIRNIDRDNVFKILHPYDFH; encoded by the exons ATGGCAGAGTCTGCATATCATAACGAGGCATTGAGAAAGCAGAGACTTATAGAACGGAAGAGAGATGCCCAAGTGCGCCTTTTAGATGGACCTCAG AGTAATGAAATGCCCGGATATGGAGTTGCTGATATGAAAGATACAGTTTTATATTCAGGACCTGGTCATTTTGACCAAAGCAG AGAAGTCTTACAAGCAAATGATCACATGACCAAGGCGAATAAACCAGCAAAGAAACATCAATTGAAAACTCCTAAACCTTTACCAGATTCAATAAGGAATATTGATAGAGATAACGTCTTTAAAATATTGCATCCATATGACTTTCACTAA
- the LOC143045693 gene encoding uncharacterized protein LOC143045693 isoform X6 has translation MAESAYHNEALRKQRLIERKRDAQVRLLDGPQSNEMPGYGVADMKDTVLYSGPGHFDQSREHTMVKEPFKYQEGVVFKEVVHDPNFVYRVMVDQGNPPLHVDPIYRIMYPGAVVKNIN, from the exons ATGGCAGAGTCTGCATATCATAACGAGGCATTGAGAAAGCAGAGACTTATAGAACGGAAGAGAGATGCCCAAGTGCGCCTTTTAGATGGACCTCAG AGTAATGAAATGCCCGGATATGGAGTTGCTGATATGAAAGATACAGTTTTATATTCAGGACCTGGTCATTTTGACCAAAGCAG AGAGCATACAATGGTGAAAGAACCATTCAAATATCAAGAGGGTGTGGTTTTCAAGGAAGTGGTTCATGACCCCAATTTTGTTTATAGAGTTATGGTAGATCAGGGGAATCCTCCACTGCATGTTGACCCAATTTATCGTATTATGTATCCTGGAGCTGTTGTTAAAAAT ATCAATTAA
- the LOC143045693 gene encoding uncharacterized protein LOC143045693 isoform X3: MAESAYHNEALRKQRLIERKRDAQVRLLDGPQSNEMPGYGVADMKDTVLYSGPGHFDQSRSTYNWLGTRRDRKQYDHSRNGPVVASSWYGLRSELNGIGQCTPLSGKGHPVTFNDLQQIRYITPRP; encoded by the exons ATGGCAGAGTCTGCATATCATAACGAGGCATTGAGAAAGCAGAGACTTATAGAACGGAAGAGAGATGCCCAAGTGCGCCTTTTAGATGGACCTCAG AGTAATGAAATGCCCGGATATGGAGTTGCTGATATGAAAGATACAGTTTTATATTCAGGACCTGGTCATTTTGACCAAAGCAG GAGCACTTACAACTGGTTAGGAACAAGAAGAGATAGAAAACAATATGATCACAGTAGAAATGGTCCTGTTGTAGCTAGTTCTTGGTATGGTTTGAGGAGTGAGCTGAATGGAATAGGACAGTGTACACCATTGAGTGGAAAGGGACATCCAGTCACTTTTAATGATCTACAACAAATTCGTTATATTACACCTAGGCCATAA